A section of the Acanthochromis polyacanthus isolate Apoly-LR-REF ecotype Palm Island chromosome 1, KAUST_Apoly_ChrSc, whole genome shotgun sequence genome encodes:
- the LOC110955924 gene encoding uncharacterized protein LOC110955924, giving the protein MKKSEGPELSVLANTNESENFLRLMSPEVTVNQMFHANPHHNNVIPTCRRSPCGQVNQEFRRQSAHVELMQQPEAGGATSARINLHHQPLAGFSLDPLENVQSGTRGECRCWACAPKDFGTKEPANRDTTSGEDEFNSQSDIEEELEPPLPLRADNEWPQWNPFLIPHHYMHNHDLRHSMDVRNYNSAAEGQCNFNSVSRYFPEPNHSAPCLHRRAQKEPQNWLQHHDGFMCDSVTVNVPQFSVPPVEGVSQVSVMNLNSAGAEESASHPQDKRRTVSVPDECRNIFITYSSDVSSEMVPFVDFLTKQGFRPAMDLFDSPIRRMDINHWKDSYLKDPSTLIIIAISPKYKADIEGSVVDNHGLHTKYIHSLMQTEYIQQGSLNFRFIPVLFLGASRTHVPCWLQNTRVYRWPQDTEDLLLRLLRLERYIPPPVPVELTVLIRPVNSSAAATL; this is encoded by the exons ATGAAGAAATCTGAAGGACCAGAGCTCAGTGTGTTGGCCAACACAAATGAGTCAGAAAACTTCCTCCGTCTTATGAGCCCTGAAGTCACGGTAAATCAGATGTTTCACGCTAATCCACATCATAATAACGTGATACCGACCTGCCGCAGAAGCCCATGTGGACAAGTGAACCAGGAGTTTAGGAGACAGTCTGCTCACGTTGAGCTGATGCAGCAACCAGAAGCTGGAGGTGCCACTTCTGCCCGGATAAATCTCCATCATCAACCTCTCGCAGGCTTCTCTCTGGATCCTCTAGAAAACGTGCAAAGTGGAACGAGAGGAGAGTGCCGCTGTTGGGCCTGTGCACCTAAAGACTTTGGGACGAAAGAACctgcaaacagagacacaaccaG TGGGGAGGATGAATTCAATTCTCAGAGTGACATAGAGGAGGAACTGGAGCCTCCTTTACCGCTGAGAGCTGACAATGAGTGGCCACAGTGGAATCCCTTTTTAATTCCTCACCACTACATGCACAACCACG ATCTCCGTCACTCAATGGATGTGAGGAATTACAACTCGGCAGCAGAAGGCCAGTGCAACTTCAACTCTGTCAGCAGATACTTTCCTGAGCCGAATCATTCCGCTCCCTGCCTGCACAGGAGAGCACAGAAAGAGCCGCAAAACTG GCTCCAGCATCATGACGGCTTCATGTGTGACAGCGTCACAGTAAACGTGCCTCAGTTCTCCGTCCCCCCTGTTGAAGGAGTTTCTCAGGTCAGCGTGATGAACCTGAACTCAGCAGGAGCAGAAGAGTCAGCCTCACATCCACAGGACAAAAGGAGAACCGTCAGTGTGCCAGATGAGTGCC GTAACATTTTTATAACTTACTCCTCGGATGTGTCCTCAGAGATGGTCCCCTTTGTGGACTTCCTCACCAAGCAAGGCTTCAGACCTGCC ATGGACTTGTTTGACAGTCCCATCAGACGCATGGACATAAACCACTGGAAGGACAGTTACCTGAAAGAT CCGTCAACTCTGATTATCATCGCCATCAGTCCCAAGTATAAGGCAGACATTGAAGGATCTGTGGTGGACAACCATGGTCTACACACTAAATATATTCACTCACTG ATGCAGACAGAATACATCCAACAAGGCAGCCTGAATTTCAGATTCATACCGGTTCTCTTCCTCGGTGCATCTCGG ACGCATGTCCCGTGTTGGCTCCAGAACACGCGTGTTTACCGCTGGCCACAGGACACTGAGGATTTGTTGCTGCGGCTGCTGAGGTTGGAGCGATACATTCCTCCTCCTGTTCCGGTGGAGCTCACAGTCCTCATCAGGCCTGTGAACTCCAGTGCTGCTGCTACACTGTAA